The Caldicellulosiruptor changbaiensis genome has a segment encoding these proteins:
- a CDS encoding TM1812 family CRISPR-associated protein: MLGMYLGGKVELYGKYEAIVLEILFDMIERYLSEDIEEIYIDISSGHNIYISAMLEAVRSFAVFTKLMHWIRKEKQPKVFITFPDPIIGRNRKIYQIHIQLQSFAAFFSSPISKKEAVDLNFSFMRNIFTCITILTIRLKR; encoded by the coding sequence TTGCTTGGTATGTACTTGGGCGGCAAAGTTGAACTTTATGGCAAATATGAAGCCATTGTCCTTGAGATATTGTTTGATATGATTGAAAGGTACTTATCAGAGGATATTGAAGAGATATACATTGACATTTCAAGCGGACACAATATCTACATTTCCGCAATGCTTGAAGCAGTAAGAAGTTTTGCTGTTTTCACAAAGCTCATGCACTGGATACGCAAAGAAAAACAGCCCAAGGTTTTCATCACATTTCCAGATCCTATTATAGGAAGAAACAGAAAGATATACCAGATACATATACAGTTGCAAAGTTTTGCAGCGTTTTTCTCATCGCCTATTAGCAAAAAAGAAGCGGTTGATTTGAACTTTTCGTTTATGAGAAACATCTTTACCTGTATTACCATCCTTACCATTCGCCTGAAGAGATAA
- the spoVAD gene encoding stage V sporulation protein AD, with protein MKKVGKSTFKFESCPIISDCFTIVGKKEGEGPLGIFFDMVIEDEYAGQKSWELAEGKILNIAISKLIQKSGFPPDEVDLILSGDLLNQLTSSHFATRDLDIPFIGLYGACSTFALSVGLACVFVDGGFAKNVIAATSSHFCSAEKQFRYPLELGCQRPPTAQWTVTGAASFLIKPEDGTQKPKITHITVGKILDYGIKDPNNMGACMAPAAFDTITTHLEDTKRDFTYYDIIVTGDLGYVGRKLLEELFKKEGKTLPFELFDCGILMFDQKTQDTGAGASGCAASACVFGGYFYKLMLQKTFKRILIVPTGALLSSSTVQLGESIPVIAHALSIEIE; from the coding sequence TTGAAAAAGGTTGGAAAATCTACTTTCAAGTTTGAAAGCTGCCCTATAATCTCAGACTGTTTTACCATTGTTGGTAAAAAGGAAGGAGAGGGCCCGCTTGGAATTTTCTTTGACATGGTAATTGAGGATGAGTACGCCGGGCAAAAATCTTGGGAGCTTGCAGAAGGAAAGATTTTGAACATAGCAATTTCAAAACTTATTCAAAAAAGTGGTTTTCCTCCTGATGAGGTTGACCTGATCTTAAGCGGCGACCTTTTGAACCAGCTCACAAGCTCTCACTTTGCCACAAGAGATTTGGATATTCCATTTATAGGGCTTTATGGCGCATGTTCAACTTTTGCACTCTCTGTTGGGCTTGCGTGTGTGTTTGTTGACGGTGGGTTTGCAAAAAACGTAATTGCTGCAACGTCATCTCACTTTTGCTCTGCTGAAAAGCAATTCAGATACCCTTTGGAGCTTGGTTGCCAGCGCCCCCCGACAGCGCAGTGGACTGTCACAGGTGCAGCGTCGTTTTTGATAAAGCCTGAGGATGGCACTCAAAAGCCTAAAATTACTCACATTACAGTCGGAAAAATCTTAGACTATGGCATAAAAGACCCGAACAACATGGGTGCGTGCATGGCACCTGCTGCGTTTGACACAATCACCACGCATCTTGAGGATACAAAAAGAGATTTTACCTACTACGATATAATTGTCACAGGTGATTTAGGATATGTGGGAAGAAAGCTTCTTGAAGAGCTTTTCAAAAAAGAAGGGAAAACCTTGCCATTTGAACTTTTTGACTGCGGAATTTTGATGTTTGACCAAAAGACACAAGACACAGGAGCTGGAGCAAGCGGCTGTGCCGCCTCTGCGTGCGTATTTGGTGGATACTTTTACAAGCTCATGCTTCAAAAAACTTTCAAAAGAATTCTCATTGTACCAACTGGTGCTCTTTTGTCTTCTTCAACAGTCCAGCTTGGTGAAAGTATCCCTGTGATTGCTCATGCACTTTCAATTGAGATTGAGTAA
- a CDS encoding cytochrome c-type biogenesis protein produces MKFKKEEISFMTFYLPKTRVLITKYNKVIQLKDELKDLLATLSDEEIYEILVSIFGNQISRFEDFIVERE; encoded by the coding sequence TTGAAATTCAAAAAGGAGGAAATCTCTTTTATGACTTTTTACCTTCCTAAAACACGAGTACTCATTACTAAATACAATAAAGTAATACAGTTAAAAGACGAACTTAAAGACCTTTTAGCTACATTAAGCGATGAAGAAATATACGAGATTTTAGTCAGTATCTTTGGCAATCAAATTAGCCGTTTTGAGGACTTTATAGTAGAAAGAGAATAA
- the cas7b gene encoding type I-B CRISPR-associated protein Cas7/Csh2, which translates to MENLNNNIIKNRSEILFLYDVTDANPNGDPLDENKPRIDPETDICIVTDVRLKRTCRDYWAEYKNLPVFILREISEDGKLMTKSDKFSKYNLSKEKLKDYIDIRLFGGTTTLKSKDEKRKSKSDEDSSEETGAITFTGPVQFKFGRSLHKVEYMLVKGTTVMPSGEGKDQGTFTECYILPYALIAFYGVVNENAALCQELPVTEEDVQLLLEALWCGTKNLISRSKFGQMPRLLVRVEYNQSGFYIGELDKLVKLISQKSDTAIRSPEDFQLDITRLVEKFTKYQDKIQKIEVAVDDSLSFVCEGKPVELKDALSFLVDRVKVLKFD; encoded by the coding sequence ATGGAAAATTTAAACAATAACATTATCAAAAACAGGTCTGAGATTTTGTTTTTATACGATGTGACAGACGCAAACCCAAACGGTGACCCACTTGATGAAAATAAGCCAAGAATTGACCCTGAAACAGATATATGCATAGTAACAGATGTGCGCTTAAAAAGAACCTGCAGGGATTACTGGGCAGAGTACAAGAACTTGCCTGTGTTCATCTTAAGAGAAATCTCCGAAGATGGAAAGCTCATGACAAAGTCTGACAAATTCTCAAAGTATAATCTCAGCAAAGAAAAGTTAAAAGACTACATTGACATAAGACTTTTTGGTGGTACAACCACTTTAAAGAGTAAAGACGAAAAGAGAAAGAGCAAGTCAGACGAAGATTCATCAGAGGAAACCGGCGCAATTACCTTTACAGGACCTGTTCAGTTCAAATTCGGAAGGTCTTTGCATAAAGTCGAGTACATGCTTGTAAAGGGTACAACAGTTATGCCATCTGGAGAGGGTAAAGACCAAGGGACATTTACAGAATGCTATATTCTACCGTATGCTCTGATTGCTTTTTATGGTGTTGTAAATGAAAATGCAGCTTTATGTCAAGAGTTGCCTGTAACAGAAGAAGATGTTCAGCTTCTTTTAGAGGCTCTTTGGTGCGGGACCAAAAACCTGATTTCACGCTCAAAGTTTGGTCAGATGCCAAGGCTTCTTGTAAGGGTTGAATATAACCAGAGCGGTTTTTACATTGGTGAACTTGACAAACTTGTGAAGCTTATTTCTCAAAAGTCAGATACTGCTATACGATCACCAGAAGACTTCCAACTTGATATTACACGACTTGTTGAAAAGTTTACAAAGTATCAGGATAAGATTCAAAAGATTGAAGTAGCTGTTGATGATTCTCTCAGCTTTGTATGCGAGGGCAAGCCTGTTGAACTAAAAGATGCTCTTTCTTTCTTGGTTGATAGAGTCAAAGTTCTTAAATTTGATTGA
- a CDS encoding TIGR02556 family CRISPR-associated protein produces MIEAVAELGRFVLEGKSKSVSQEGSSSDVLSNNLSSFLSRIESEKILFILLNQNQGKFEYCGLELQDPMESRTQFYLFSQGAKGGGTNFSPTCTLVKPKATKNMSEAQIKDNIKSQVEKTFQQKVENWFSNKAQPLAKKFSKLKILTQSDADFIEKITQAIKEQRKRIIDDISQTIYDIELKKGNSILLSFLINGKYIGEYEIFKLFLLELIKEKNQRSSSQDKTCSLCKQKRENVSGMVNVFKFYTIDKPGFIKGGFSPENAWKNFPVCSSCQTHLSEGRKYLEQNLQFKFYNFRYLLIPKFTLGFDSEYAEILDILEKTQKDIRLGERKLEHITDDENEILEIVSEFNDSMSVTFLFLTTQMGAERIVLLIEDVFPSHLKNIFDAKRHTEKKFRKLFDNPDIDFTFQQIKHFFSKSNRLRKKPDLDSYFLEITESIFKKKPIDFDFLLSHFCRRLQDDIVNSDLSAFYVSCSYAMEVLEFLSKLNILKLKGDEMNMPFETPFDEILNEFPVASANPAVKGIILVGALCDMLLRIQSAGLKKAPGRMPPFAKNLKGLRLKQADIISLLPKIENKLMEYSAFGKAKKLVAATASELLLKAPADWKLSSDEVSFYFACGMNLGQKIRDLAKKLTNDTEEAEDEE; encoded by the coding sequence ATGATTGAAGCTGTTGCTGAACTGGGTAGATTCGTGCTGGAGGGAAAATCAAAGTCAGTCTCACAAGAGGGCAGCTCCTCTGATGTTCTATCAAATAATCTTTCTTCTTTTTTATCGCGAATTGAAAGCGAAAAAATCCTTTTTATCCTTTTAAATCAAAACCAAGGAAAGTTTGAATACTGCGGGCTTGAACTTCAAGACCCAATGGAGTCAAGAACACAATTTTACCTTTTCAGCCAAGGTGCAAAAGGCGGTGGGACAAACTTTTCACCTACATGTACTCTTGTAAAGCCAAAAGCTACAAAAAATATGTCAGAGGCCCAAATAAAAGATAACATAAAATCCCAAGTTGAAAAGACGTTTCAGCAAAAGGTTGAAAACTGGTTTTCGAACAAGGCACAGCCTCTTGCTAAGAAATTCTCGAAATTAAAAATTTTAACTCAATCTGATGCAGATTTTATTGAAAAGATAACACAAGCCATAAAAGAGCAAAGAAAAAGAATTATAGATGACATTTCCCAAACCATTTATGACATTGAGCTTAAAAAAGGAAATAGCATACTTCTCTCTTTTCTCATCAATGGTAAGTACATTGGCGAATATGAGATTTTCAAACTGTTTTTGCTTGAACTTATAAAAGAGAAAAACCAAAGGTCAAGTTCGCAGGATAAAACATGTTCTTTGTGCAAACAAAAAAGAGAAAATGTCTCTGGTATGGTCAACGTTTTCAAATTCTATACCATTGATAAGCCGGGGTTTATAAAAGGTGGATTTTCGCCTGAGAATGCATGGAAAAACTTCCCTGTATGTTCAAGCTGTCAAACACATCTTAGTGAAGGCAGAAAGTACTTGGAACAAAACCTTCAATTTAAATTTTACAACTTTAGATACCTTCTCATACCAAAGTTCACACTTGGATTTGACTCTGAATATGCAGAAATCCTTGATATTCTTGAAAAAACACAAAAAGACATCCGACTTGGTGAGAGAAAATTAGAGCATATCACAGACGATGAAAATGAAATTCTTGAAATTGTGAGCGAATTTAATGACTCTATGTCAGTTACATTCCTGTTTTTAACAACACAAATGGGCGCGGAGAGAATTGTCCTTCTGATTGAAGATGTCTTCCCATCACACTTAAAGAACATATTTGATGCAAAAAGACATACAGAAAAGAAATTTCGCAAACTCTTTGACAACCCTGACATTGACTTTACTTTCCAGCAGATTAAACACTTTTTCTCAAAGAGCAACAGGCTTAGGAAAAAGCCAGATCTCGACAGCTATTTTTTAGAGATAACAGAAAGCATTTTTAAGAAAAAGCCTATTGACTTTGACTTTTTACTCTCTCATTTTTGTCGAAGGCTTCAGGATGACATTGTAAATAGCGACTTATCAGCTTTCTACGTTTCTTGTAGCTATGCAATGGAAGTTTTAGAATTTCTGAGTAAACTAAACATTCTAAAGCTAAAAGGAGATGAGATGAATATGCCTTTTGAAACTCCGTTTGACGAGATTTTAAATGAGTTTCCTGTTGCATCTGCAAACCCTGCTGTAAAAGGAATTATCCTTGTTGGCGCGCTTTGTGACATGCTTTTGAGAATTCAGTCAGCGGGTCTTAAAAAAGCGCCTGGAAGAATGCCGCCGTTTGCCAAAAATTTGAAAGGGCTTAGGTTAAAACAAGCTGATATCATCTCACTTCTGCCAAAGATTGAAAACAAACTTATGGAATACTCAGCGTTTGGCAAGGCAAAGAAACTTGTTGCTGCTACAGCTTCAGAGCTTTTGCTAAAAGCGCCAGCTGACTGGAAATTATCTTCCGATGAGGTAAGTTTTTACTTTGCCTGTGGTATGAATCTTGGTCAAAAAATCAGGGACCTTGCAAAGAAATTGACAAATGACACAGAAGAGGCTGAAGATGAAGAATAA
- the cas4 gene encoding CRISPR-associated protein Cas4, with protein sequence MEKTIDVKGSILQAYIVCKRQAWLLSRNIGPSPDNPFLEIGKLISQEYYKHDKKEVYFDGVVLDLIRQENEVLLVGEIKKSSRAKSAAILQLKFYLYKLFKNNINAHGKLLIPEEKKTFDVQLSFDDITEIENLIEEISLFLSSPSPPQPQKIKACSKCSYKEFCWA encoded by the coding sequence TTGGAAAAGACCATTGATGTAAAAGGCTCTATTTTGCAAGCCTACATTGTTTGTAAAAGACAAGCTTGGCTTTTGTCACGAAACATTGGACCATCGCCAGATAATCCCTTTTTGGAGATAGGCAAGTTAATATCGCAGGAGTATTACAAACACGATAAAAAGGAAGTGTACTTTGACGGGGTGGTTTTAGACTTAATCCGACAGGAAAATGAGGTTTTGCTGGTTGGGGAGATAAAAAAGTCGTCACGAGCAAAAAGCGCTGCTATCTTGCAACTCAAATTCTACCTTTACAAACTCTTTAAAAACAATATAAACGCACATGGCAAACTTCTAATCCCTGAAGAAAAGAAGACATTTGATGTCCAACTTTCCTTTGATGACATTACAGAGATTGAAAACCTCATTGAAGAAATTTCTCTTTTTCTTTCAAGCCCTTCACCACCCCAGCCGCAAAAAATCAAAGCGTGTTCAAAATGTTCGTATAAGGAGTTTTGCTGGGCATGA
- the csx20 gene encoding CRISPR-associated protein Csx20, with translation MNKLFLIFNHTLTEDQEKEAKDVFKITQIIPLPQHLQDLWSNIPPDVELKSSLFDPITSFLLVNKGEGENYCLIQGDFGATVYLVSWCIKHGFVPIYATTRRTSKEVVRPDGSVEILKVFKHERFRRYILAT, from the coding sequence TTGAACAAGCTGTTTTTGATTTTCAATCACACGCTCACAGAAGATCAAGAAAAAGAAGCAAAAGATGTGTTTAAAATCACCCAAATTATTCCTCTTCCTCAGCACTTGCAGGATTTGTGGAGCAATATACCACCTGATGTAGAGCTCAAAAGCAGTCTATTTGACCCAATCACCTCATTTTTGCTTGTAAACAAAGGTGAAGGTGAAAATTACTGCCTTATTCAGGGTGATTTTGGCGCAACAGTTTATTTAGTCAGCTGGTGCATCAAGCACGGCTTTGTACCCATTTACGCAACAACCAGAAGAACGTCAAAAGAGGTTGTAAGACCAGATGGCAGTGTTGAAATTTTAAAGGTGTTCAAGCACGAAAGGTTCAGAAGGTATATCCTTGCAACTTAA
- the cas3 gene encoding CRISPR-associated helicase Cas3' encodes MERTSFCFDNKNLSGLFSHPGKDGGIEGAKPLEVHLANTSILANSFASEKNIALCSTKFLSQIAKITALLHDIGKATSFFQTYLFDKKKPKTRLSRHSLISAICVWGTLNRLIEEKKIQEDKAFEGFTAILAFFATLKHHGNLEAASDMILISEDDLELCYEQIENIDKEKFNTLISNIFTLYPEIEIGFLTTDILREFVDLAKDSTKLFKKAFRKLFDTEMKFFFMLNLLYSILLDADKTEAIFGTLVDIPELNLSHIDVDSFRRRIFKPENFENSIKTLRDSAFEEATNCEIDENRRIYTLCLPTGLGKTIISFAFALKLRELAQKRFDSKFRIIYSLPFLSIIEQNYNVISQILSFCDLDITSDIILKHHHLSDIAYKTKDGLQNNQEEIFDKDIAKLLIEGWNSNIIVTTFVQFLESILTNKNSNMRKFHRIANSIIILDEVQAINSEYWFLCKNLFEKMCNSLNCYIILSTATMPFIVDKSRAISIVKPENYFDKLCRTELYFDNNFSKIKLEEFVANFEFEEEKTYLFVMNTVSSAKNLYELINQRFPDMQDEITILTTHIIPKERLRRIEQIKNKKYKIVVSTQLVEAGVDVDFDHVVRDIAPLDSIIQAAGRANREGKKGKSKVTVVELVSDRGRLFATEVYDSLLIDATKKILSQFQKVDESKFAELIFEYYKELARRGVIETSSDDKGTSQKFLEAIYRLLYTSSDSDSAAIGSFKLIEDEPYKIDVFVEADEEAKIIWQRFVEIREIKDFFERKKRFLEIRKSFYDYVISVPKTDNIPANFENLILYVPHSQLNDFYDLMTGFKTKGESYLSF; translated from the coding sequence ATGGAGAGAACATCCTTTTGTTTTGATAACAAAAATTTGTCTGGCCTTTTTTCTCACCCCGGCAAAGACGGCGGTATAGAAGGCGCAAAGCCCTTAGAGGTTCATCTTGCAAACACCAGCATTTTAGCTAACTCCTTTGCTTCAGAGAAGAACATTGCACTTTGTTCAACAAAGTTTCTTTCCCAGATTGCAAAAATTACAGCCTTGCTGCATGACATCGGCAAGGCAACTTCTTTTTTTCAAACTTATCTTTTTGATAAAAAGAAACCAAAAACCAGATTATCGCGCCACTCTCTCATCTCTGCTATCTGTGTTTGGGGTACATTAAATAGGCTCATTGAAGAAAAGAAAATCCAAGAGGACAAAGCTTTTGAAGGCTTTACTGCGATTTTAGCATTTTTTGCTACTTTAAAACATCACGGTAATTTAGAAGCAGCATCAGATATGATATTGATCTCAGAAGATGATTTAGAACTTTGCTATGAGCAGATTGAGAATATTGACAAAGAGAAGTTTAATACTCTTATTTCTAATATTTTCACTCTTTACCCTGAAATTGAAATTGGTTTTTTGACAACAGATATCTTAAGAGAATTTGTAGACCTTGCAAAAGACTCAACAAAGCTTTTTAAGAAAGCCTTCAGAAAGCTTTTTGACACAGAGATGAAATTCTTTTTCATGCTAAATCTGTTGTATTCTATCCTCCTGGATGCAGACAAAACAGAGGCAATCTTTGGCACTTTGGTTGATATTCCAGAGCTAAACCTTTCTCACATCGACGTTGACAGTTTCAGGAGAAGAATTTTCAAGCCTGAAAACTTCGAAAATTCAATAAAAACCTTAAGAGACAGTGCTTTTGAAGAAGCAACAAATTGCGAGATTGACGAAAATAGACGTATCTACACCCTCTGTCTTCCAACAGGGCTTGGAAAAACTATCATCTCTTTTGCTTTTGCACTAAAACTCAGAGAACTTGCCCAGAAGAGATTTGACAGCAAATTTAGAATAATTTACTCACTTCCTTTTTTATCTATCATTGAGCAAAATTATAACGTCATCTCACAGATTTTGAGCTTTTGCGACCTTGACATAACCTCAGACATCATTTTGAAGCACCATCACTTAAGCGATATTGCCTACAAAACCAAAGATGGTCTTCAGAACAACCAAGAGGAAATCTTTGACAAAGACATTGCAAAACTTTTAATAGAAGGCTGGAACTCAAACATAATCGTCACCACATTTGTCCAGTTTTTGGAGAGTATTCTGACAAACAAAAACTCAAATATGAGAAAATTCCACAGAATTGCTAATTCAATTATCATTCTTGATGAGGTGCAGGCTATAAACTCAGAGTATTGGTTTTTGTGCAAGAATCTTTTTGAGAAGATGTGTAATAGCCTAAACTGCTACATAATCCTTTCAACTGCCACAATGCCGTTTATTGTTGACAAAAGTAGAGCCATCAGTATTGTAAAACCGGAGAACTATTTTGACAAACTTTGTCGAACAGAGTTGTATTTTGACAATAATTTCTCAAAAATAAAACTTGAAGAGTTTGTGGCAAACTTTGAGTTTGAAGAAGAAAAAACTTACCTTTTTGTCATGAATACTGTAAGCAGTGCAAAAAATTTGTATGAACTTATAAATCAAAGATTTCCTGACATGCAGGACGAAATTACAATTCTGACAACTCATATAATCCCAAAAGAAAGATTGAGAAGAATTGAGCAAATTAAAAATAAGAAATACAAAATTGTTGTATCAACCCAGCTTGTTGAGGCAGGGGTTGACGTTGACTTTGACCATGTTGTAAGAGACATTGCTCCGCTTGACTCAATCATCCAAGCAGCAGGAAGGGCAAACAGAGAAGGCAAAAAAGGAAAGAGCAAAGTAACAGTTGTTGAACTTGTATCTGATAGAGGAAGACTTTTTGCAACAGAGGTTTATGATAGTCTATTGATTGATGCAACCAAAAAGATTTTAAGTCAATTTCAAAAGGTTGATGAAAGTAAGTTTGCAGAGCTAATCTTTGAGTATTACAAAGAACTTGCAAGACGCGGCGTGATTGAAACAAGCAGCGACGATAAGGGAACATCACAAAAATTTCTTGAGGCAATTTACAGACTTCTTTACACCTCATCCGACTCTGACTCAGCTGCAATCGGAAGTTTTAAACTCATCGAGGATGAACCTTACAAAATAGATGTATTTGTTGAGGCAGATGAGGAAGCAAAAATTATCTGGCAGAGATTTGTAGAAATTCGTGAGATTAAAGACTTTTTTGAAAGAAAAAAGAGGTTTTTGGAGATTCGCAAAAGTTTTTACGACTACGTCATCTCTGTGCCAAAGACAGACAATATCCCTGCTAATTTTGAAAATCTTATACTCTATGTGCCGCACAGCCAGCTCAACGACTTTTATGACCTGATGACAGGTTTTAAAACAAAGGGAGAAAGCTACCTGAGTTTTTAA
- the spoVAE gene encoding stage V sporulation protein AE, translated as MDYLIAFVVGGLICVAGQILIDKTKLTSARVLVLFVTLGAILQGLGLYQKLVDIAGAGATVPLPGFGYSLAKGAIEEVKKIGLIGAFTGGVSRTAGGIAAAVFFGYVIALIFNPKSK; from the coding sequence ATGGATTATTTAATAGCATTTGTAGTTGGCGGGCTTATCTGTGTTGCTGGTCAGATTTTGATTGACAAGACAAAGCTGACATCTGCAAGGGTGCTTGTGCTTTTTGTAACCCTTGGCGCAATCTTGCAAGGTCTTGGGCTTTACCAAAAGCTTGTTGATATTGCAGGTGCTGGGGCAACAGTCCCTCTCCCTGGCTTTGGATATTCTTTAGCAAAAGGTGCTATTGAAGAGGTGAAGAAAATTGGGCTTATAGGAGCATTCACAGGGGGAGTCTCAAGGACAGCTGGCGGCATTGCCGCAGCTGTGTTTTTTGGGTATGTAATAGCGCTTATTTTTAATCCTAAGAGTAAGTAG
- the cas1b gene encoding type I-B CRISPR-associated endonuclease Cas1b has protein sequence MKRPIYIFSDGVLRRKNNTLYFESEGVQKFIPVENTSEIYIFGEVELNKRFLEFLTQSEIILHFFNRYGYYVGSFYPREYLNSGYMILKQAEHYLDTQKRLSLARTFVEGGYKNMRQVLKYYQSRGIDELERYIQQMENLFGSVSNINDINSLMAIEGNIRQTYYSAFDLIIDKDDFKFEKRSKRPPKNALNTLISFGNSMMYTIVLSEIYRTHLDPRIGYLHATNFRRFTLNLDVAEIFKPIIVDRLIFSIISKNMLKPEHFEQDLEGIVIRDDAKKLFIDELEQRLSTTISVKNIGNYVSYRQLIRIELYKIEKHLMGEKEYQPYVTQW, from the coding sequence ATGAAAAGACCAATTTACATTTTTTCAGACGGCGTCTTGAGAAGAAAAAACAACACTCTGTATTTTGAAAGTGAAGGTGTGCAAAAGTTCATTCCAGTTGAGAATACATCAGAGATTTACATCTTTGGAGAGGTTGAGCTGAACAAAAGATTTTTAGAGTTTTTGACTCAAAGTGAGATAATTCTACACTTTTTCAACAGGTATGGCTACTACGTTGGAAGCTTTTATCCACGTGAGTACCTAAACTCTGGTTACATGATTTTAAAACAGGCTGAGCACTACCTTGATACACAAAAGAGGCTTTCTCTTGCCAGAACATTTGTCGAAGGCGGCTACAAAAATATGAGACAGGTTTTAAAATACTACCAGAGCCGTGGCATTGATGAGCTTGAGCGATATATCCAGCAGATGGAAAACCTATTTGGCAGCGTTTCTAACATCAATGATATTAACTCTCTAATGGCAATTGAAGGAAACATTAGGCAAACCTATTACTCAGCCTTTGACCTCATCATAGACAAAGATGATTTCAAGTTTGAAAAAAGGTCAAAACGCCCACCAAAAAATGCACTCAATACACTCATTAGTTTTGGCAATTCAATGATGTACACAATTGTTCTTTCAGAAATTTACAGAACTCATCTTGACCCACGGATAGGATATCTTCACGCTACAAATTTCAGAAGATTTACACTCAACTTAGACGTTGCTGAAATCTTCAAGCCAATAATTGTCGACAGGCTTATCTTTTCAATAATCTCAAAGAACATGTTAAAGCCAGAGCACTTTGAACAGGACTTAGAGGGAATAGTTATCAGAGATGATGCCAAAAAGCTCTTTATTGATGAACTTGAACAAAGACTCTCAACAACAATCTCTGTTAAGAACATTGGTAATTATGTCTCATACAGGCAGCTTATAAGAATTGAGCTTTATAAGATTGAAAAGCATCTCATGGGCGAAAAGGAATATCAACCATATGTAACCCAATGGTAA
- the cas2 gene encoding CRISPR-associated endonuclease Cas2 — MYTILVYDVNEKRVAKALKVCRKYLNWVQNSVFEGEISEAKLKKLKFELSQKLNLEEDSVIIYNFQSRLYSQREILGVEKNNLDRFI, encoded by the coding sequence TTGTACACAATCCTTGTGTACGATGTCAATGAAAAACGTGTTGCAAAAGCATTAAAGGTGTGCCGAAAATACCTCAACTGGGTGCAAAATTCTGTGTTTGAAGGTGAGATTTCAGAGGCAAAGCTGAAAAAGCTAAAGTTTGAGCTTTCTCAAAAGCTAAACCTTGAAGAAGACTCTGTTATTATTTACAACTTCCAAAGTCGCCTCTATTCCCAAAGAGAAATACTTGGTGTTGAGAAAAACAACTTAGACAGATTTATTTAA
- the cas5b gene encoding type I-B CRISPR-associated protein Cas5b yields MKVAVFDIKADFGFFGKFYSTSSPITYPFPPFPTIQGMVGAILGLDKKEYLDVLEYGKFRAGIRILTPVKKIRMGINHIDTKEGRWRPIKTKNRQPRTQMRFELLKDPCFRIYATHTSTNVFQKLVEFLQEHKSFFTLSMGLSEFLADFEFVGVFEAFEKDMPDDYVSLCTPIPLSYLDSKADTPLRIEAGKSYFKERMPLYMLRTREVIKYEDVIFEPTGKELLARPSSYVEVQNGENILLF; encoded by the coding sequence ATGAAAGTAGCTGTATTTGATATCAAAGCTGACTTTGGTTTTTTTGGTAAGTTTTATTCAACATCTTCGCCAATAACATACCCCTTCCCACCATTCCCAACTATTCAGGGAATGGTGGGAGCCATCTTGGGACTTGACAAAAAAGAGTATCTTGACGTTTTAGAGTATGGTAAGTTTCGTGCGGGGATTAGAATTTTAACCCCTGTGAAAAAAATCAGAATGGGAATAAATCACATAGACACAAAAGAAGGAAGATGGCGGCCTATAAAAACCAAAAACCGCCAGCCACGAACACAGATGAGGTTTGAGCTTTTAAAAGATCCTTGTTTTAGGATATACGCCACACATACATCTACCAATGTCTTTCAAAAACTTGTTGAATTTTTGCAAGAACACAAAAGCTTTTTCACTCTTTCAATGGGTCTTTCTGAATTTCTTGCTGACTTTGAATTTGTCGGAGTATTTGAGGCTTTTGAAAAGGACATGCCAGATGACTATGTAAGCCTTTGCACACCAATTCCTTTAAGCTATTTAGATAGCAAAGCAGATACACCCCTAAGGATTGAAGCTGGAAAAAGCTACTTTAAAGAGAGAATGCCTCTTTACATGCTCAGGACAAGAGAAGTTATAAAATACGAAGACGTCATTTTCGAACCTACTGGAAAAGAACTTTTAGCAAGACCATCAAGTTATGTGGAGGTCCAAAATGGAGAGAACATCCTTTTGTTTTGA